Proteins from a genomic interval of Papaver somniferum cultivar HN1 chromosome 4, ASM357369v1, whole genome shotgun sequence:
- the LOC113273500 gene encoding acyl-CoA--sterol O-acyltransferase 1-like — translation MEIHQGNFNLLLFSFGKGPLSPKDRPVSFLNFLALACLPIKIKQTSKNNNNSSLESSERPPLRLAIKVLVLGILTIGCAHKESIHPKLLLFCYCGYLYIGLEFTLLAVGVTTAKLLNLETEPVFDEPYFSASLQDFWGRRWNLMVTNSLRVIVYEPVRKWGQLPAVTATFVVSGIMHEIMFFYLIGVKPTWEVTLFFIFHGFCIGLEIKVKKLVNGRWTLPLMVSRPLTIGFVILSSFWLFFPPLIKGGFDEKISREIVACLDYFSMQTTHCD, via the exons ATGGAAATTCATCAAG GAAATTTCAATCTTCTTCTATTTTCATTCGGGAAAGGCCCTCTATCTCCTAAAGATCGACCAGTTTCGTTCTTGAATTTCTTGGCCCTTGCTTGTCTACCTATCAAGATCAAGCAAACAAGCAAGAATAACAATAATTCATCTCTCGAGTCATCAGAAAGACCGCCTTTGCGTTTGGCGATCAAAGTATTAGTTTTGGGGATATTGACTATTGGTTGTGCACATAAAGAAAGCATCCATCCCAAACTTCTGTTGTTTTGTTACTGTGGTTATTTGTATATTGGCTTGGAATTCACACTACTCGCCGTTGGAGTAACAACCGCAAAACTCCTAAACTTAGAAACGGAACCAGTTTTTGACGAACCTTACTTTTCAGCATCACTGCAAGATTTTTGGGGCCGAAGATGGAATTTAATGGTAACCAATAGTCTACGAGTAATAGTATATGAACCCGTAAGGAAATGGGGTCAACTGCCAGCTGTGACCGCGACGTTTGTTGTTTCGGGAATTATGCACGAGATTATGTTTTTTTACTTAATTGGGGTGAAACCTACATGGGAAGTcactttgtttttcatttttcatggGTTTTGTATTGGTTTAGAGATTAAGGTGAAAAAGCTTGTTAATGGAAGGTGGACGCTGCCTCTGATGGTGTCAAGGCCATTGACAATTGGATTTGTGATACTATCTAGTTTTTGGTTGTTCTTCCCACCACTCATAAAGGGTGGCTTTGATGAGAAGATTAGTAGAGAGATTGTTGCATGCCTTGATTACTTTTCCATGCAAACAACACACTGTGATTAA